The DNA segment AAAAGTGAGTAATACTATAATCACAAGCGAACAATAATTTCAAAAATTTAATCTGCAGCCTTAAACTTTATGACGCGAAAGTTCCACGCTTGACAATTACAGTGCAAATTAAACGACGTTTCTCGCAgtatttttttttcgttcatcATGTCTAACACACATAATGAAGTAATTTGTACGATAAGACGACGAACAACTATTCCTAAATTGCAGTGTATTGCCTCATAAGTTATCTGATATTAATTACGATAGTATACATTCGACCTAAATTGATTGATTATTTAATTACAACACAATTTATGCGCAAGTGTGACGTGTAAAGCGTCAAATTACACAGTTAAAAGCGTTTAACTCGCCTTAGAAATTTATTATTGACGATGAACACGTTAAGTACGCGATTTACGCCTCTCAGCTTTAATACAGTTTAGACTAATCGTTGTAAATTCAAAGTCACAGACGCAAGATGGACTATTTCCAAATTCTCTGCGCGATCGGTGCAGTACTTCTCGCCATTTATTATTACTATACTTCAACGTACGACCACTGGAAGAATCGTGGCATACCAGGACCGAAGCCGAGGGTATTCGTTGGAAACTTTTACGATATCCTGACAGGGAGAATGTCGATAGGCGACAAAATGAAACAACTGTACAACGAATACAAAGACGAGCCAGTATTTGGAATATTCGAGGGAAGAAGCCCTGGTCTCGTTATTAACGATCTGAATCTGATCCAGGATGTTCTCGTCCGTGACTTTGCCACATTCGTAGACCGAGGCTTTCCCATATTCCCAAAGGTATTCGAAACTATTCCCCATACGTAAATACTCCTCGAATAAAAGGTGAAATCTAATTAAATAAAGAACGTTTCGTTCGTTTAAAGGCAGAACCGTTGGGGGAGCATCTTTTCGCTTTGGAGCCGGAAAGGTGGCGACCATTGAGGGCGAAGCTGTCGCCGATATTCACGTCTGGTAAGCTGAAAGACATATTCCCCCTTATAGTGGAATGCGCTGGAAATCTGGAGAGGTACTTGGATAGAATGGCCAAGGGGAACGATCCGGTCGAATGTCGCGATATGGCGGCGAAGTTCACTACCGATGTAATCGGTAGCTGTGCCTTTGGGATCAGCATGGAAGCACTCTCGAACGAGGAGAGCGAGTTCCGTAAAATGGGCAGATTAGTTTTCGCGCCTTGCCTAAGACTGACCAtaaaagaaatctgcaaacagttCACACCGTTCCTGTACAATCAGATTGGCAGAGTACTGCAACCGAAGGGTGTGGACCAATTCTTGGAAGACGTGGTCAGAGATACGATGAAATACAGAGAGGAGAATAACATAACTAGACCAGACTTTATCAACACGCTGATAGAGCTCAAGAACAATCCGGACAAATTAGAGAACGTTGGTAAGCATACCAGCTATACTTCGCTATTCTATTCGTTCTCTATTccttcatttccatttttccggAAACTGTGGGAAATCAAATCTTCTTCGACCTTTCAGAATTAACGAACTCGTTGCTCGCCGCGCAGGCGTTCGTCTTCTTTGCGGCCGGATTCGAAACCTCCTCGACCACGATGGCTCACGCTCTTTACGAGTTAGCCCAACATCAGGATGTCCAAGACAAGCTGCGTCAAGAGATCAGAGAGACCTATCAGAGCAATGACGGGAGACTAACGTATCAAGCTCTCAAAGACATGAAATACTTGAACAAAGTTTTCAAAGGTGGGTACAACCGTTTGAAGATAGAATTTCCGTTACTCCACAATTTCATTAACTCGATACGTGTCATTCTTTTATAGAGACGCTAAGAAAATATCCAGTTATACCGGTGCTAACAAGGGTGGCATCAGAGAAATATACGTTTAAGGGCACTAAAATTACTGTAGAGAAGGGCTTGAAAATTTGGATACCAATATACGGAATTCAAAAGGACCCAAATATTTATCCGGATCCTGATAATTTCGATCCTGAAAGATTCGATGACGTTGCTGAAGCTACTAGACACCCCATGACTTTTCTATCCTTTGGTAATGGGCCAAGGAATTGCATCGGTATGTAAATTGGAAGAGAAACGAGTAAAATGTAACAAAATGATTGAAAAATTATTGAAATTGGTACTTTTAGGTGGCCGCTTTGCACATTACCAAAGCAAAATTGGCATCATTACAATCATCCGCAATTATAAAGTGGATTTGTGCGAGGAAACATTAATTCCGTACAAAAGCGAACCGCGGCTATTCGTGTTGACCCCGAAAGATGGAATATATTTGAAAATAACTAATTGTCAAACGTAAAGCGTATGCATGTACAATTTGTACACGACTGTAAACGTTATTGACAAATACTATAATTGCAACGGAATTATCATGTATCCAAACAGTTACTCAATTCTGTTTTTCACTGTTTAGACAACGTCCAGCATCTTTATAGCTGTAAATTAAAAGCTGTGACCCCCCATTAATTATAAcagaattatattatattttgtaagtacagaaaataatatacttttcgaaacataaaaatatgaCTTATTAATAGTTATATATCTCTTCATTTCCACACCAACTTCTTGTTAATGTTCGTCGTTAAATATTACTATGTCATAATGAGTCAACAAATAACTGATCCGACGAAGCCACTCCATAtttttatatcctataatgcAGACTCACGTTCTTAATCATGCAACGAACATAAAAACACAAGACAGAATCTAAACGATAGCTTGCTATATAAAAAAAATGAGTAAACAAAATgatagaaataataaaaataagtatGGAAGTTGTTACGAAAGAAAATGCATTGTTAAACGTTGCATCTTCTCTCCTAACAATATCATTTGATATTTCTCCACCATCGAAATAAGATATTATCACTAAATCTA comes from the Xylocopa sonorina isolate GNS202 chromosome 1, iyXylSono1_principal, whole genome shotgun sequence genome and includes:
- the LOC143428271 gene encoding putative cytochrome P450 6a14, which produces MDYFQILCAIGAVLLAIYYYYTSTYDHWKNRGIPGPKPRVFVGNFYDILTGRMSIGDKMKQLYNEYKDEPVFGIFEGRSPGLVINDLNLIQDVLVRDFATFVDRGFPIFPKAEPLGEHLFALEPERWRPLRAKLSPIFTSGKLKDIFPLIVECAGNLERYLDRMAKGNDPVECRDMAAKFTTDVIGSCAFGISMEALSNEESEFRKMGRLVFAPCLRLTIKEICKQFTPFLYNQIGRVLQPKGVDQFLEDVVRDTMKYREENNITRPDFINTLIELKNNPDKLENVELTNSLLAAQAFVFFAAGFETSSTTMAHALYELAQHQDVQDKLRQEIRETYQSNDGRLTYQALKDMKYLNKVFKETLRKYPVIPVLTRVASEKYTFKGTKITVEKGLKIWIPIYGIQKDPNIYPDPDNFDPERFDDVAEATRHPMTFLSFGNGPRNCIGGRFAHYQSKIGIITIIRNYKVDLCEETLIPYKSEPRLFVLTPKDGIYLKITNCQT